One Huiozyma naganishii CBS 8797 chromosome 5, complete genome DNA segment encodes these proteins:
- the MRPS35 gene encoding mitochondrial 37S ribosomal protein mS45 (similar to Saccharomyces cerevisiae MRPS35 (YGR165W); ancestral locus Anc_5.166): MLGRGSCGQSGPWAVCVRVSVRWVSRRRIAYPGYPFRRLAREPSKAHDTNLKAAMREFLGPRNYRGEYALNKYSGFPMGNKPLYVQPGRERGVVLRNPLTGTPLRENQRGQLEETKVEEGSRGGGGRDAGLRPFPANKFCRTNLMVPESLKRELFEEIEVRGVSTQDVAQRHGLKVPRVEALVKLYRLEMQLPSHKKRSGDLNKFSQAMEAYFPLFRGDGGGPRENLTEIPTPARAKQSRFATIAESEPFGPLDAAAILELEPAEVTLQRLSTQGEHSSSSAQSSRRTQRVVLGELQLHERSRFQFKDVPASRVAHRYGSGNRDNKRDRAIGFDTQGHMVYL, translated from the coding sequence ATGCTGGGTCGAGGTAGCTGCGGTCAGAGTGGCCCCTGGGCCGTTTGCGTTCGGGTGTCTGTGCGGTGGGTGTCGCGGCGGCGGATCGCGTACCCTGGGTACCCTTTCCGGCGTCTGGCGAGGGAGCCCTCGAAGGCGCACGACACGAACTTGAAGGCCGCCATGAGGGAGTTCCTTGGTCCGCGGAACTATAGAGGGGAGTACgctttgaacaagtacagCGGGTTCCCCATGGGGAACAAACCGCTGTACGTGCAACCGGGGAGGGAGCGCGGGGTTGTGCTGCGGAACCCTCTGACTGGGACCCCGCTCAGGGAGAACCAGAGGGGCCAGTTGGAGGAGACGAAGGTGGAAGAGGGTAGtcgtggtggtggtggccGTGACGCTGGTTTGAGGCCCTTTCCTGCGAACAAGTTCTGCAGGACGAACCTGATGGTGCCCGAGTCCCTCAAGCGCGAGTTGTTCGAGGAGATAGAGGTGCGTGGAGTGTCCACGCAGGACGTGGCACAGCGGCACGGATTGAAGGTCCCGCGCGTGGAGGCCCTTGTGAAGTTATACCGTCTCGAGATGCAATTGCCCTCGCACAAGAAACGAAGCGGAGACCTGAACAAGTTCTCACAGGCGATGGAGGCGTACTTCCCACTGTTCCGTGGTGACGGCGGTGGGCCCCGTGAGAACCTTACCGAGATTCCGACCCCAGCGAGAGCGAAACAGTCGCGGTTCGCGACCATCGCCGAGTCTGAACCGTTTGGTCCACTGGACGCCGCAGCCATACTCGAACTGGAACCGGCAGAGGTCACACTGCAGCGACTGTCGACGCAGGGGGAGCactcctcctcgtcagCACAGAGCAGTAGGCGTACCCAGCGGGTCGTACTCGGAGAGTTGCAACTGCACGAGCGCAGCAGGTTCCAGTTCAAAGATGTCCCCGCGTCCCGTGTCGCACACCGCTACGGCAGCGGGAACAGGGACAACAAGAGGGACCGTGCCATTGGGTTCGACACGCAGGGACACATGGTGTACCTGTGA